From Pseudomonas sp. G.S.17, the proteins below share one genomic window:
- a CDS encoding alpha/beta fold hydrolase, with protein MSAFNSLRLFCLPYSGASAMVYSRWRRVLPQWLDVHPLELPGRGTRMNEPLHTDIRGLARQLAREVSQQCTRTPDQHYALFGHSLGGLLAYELAHALDELGAPAPLCLFTSATAGPARRDVSEYRVAKTDAELIERLRTLQGTSEDALANHDLMELMLPILRADFLLCGSFEYLPREPLPMPVHVFGGKQDSVGVEELLDWQDETTVGFSLDMFEGHHFFLQKQEGALLRCLRRYAEQHLARASRQRSPAAAAS; from the coding sequence GTGAGCGCCTTCAACAGCTTGCGCCTGTTCTGCCTGCCGTATTCCGGCGCCAGCGCCATGGTCTACAGCCGCTGGCGGCGGGTATTGCCGCAGTGGCTTGACGTTCATCCGCTGGAATTGCCGGGACGCGGCACGCGCATGAACGAGCCGCTGCACACCGATATTCGCGGGCTTGCCAGGCAGCTGGCGCGGGAAGTCAGCCAGCAATGTACCCGAACGCCGGATCAGCATTACGCCCTGTTTGGTCACAGTCTCGGCGGGCTGCTGGCCTACGAGCTGGCCCACGCGCTGGACGAGCTGGGCGCACCTGCGCCGTTATGCCTGTTCACTTCGGCAACCGCCGGTCCGGCGCGGCGTGATGTCAGCGAATACCGCGTCGCCAAGACCGACGCCGAGCTCATCGAGCGCTTGCGCACGCTGCAAGGCACCTCCGAGGACGCGTTGGCCAACCACGATTTGATGGAGCTGATGCTGCCGATTCTGCGCGCCGACTTTCTGTTGTGCGGCAGCTTTGAATACCTGCCGCGCGAGCCGTTGCCGATGCCGGTCCATGTGTTCGGCGGCAAGCAAGACAGCGTGGGGGTTGAAGAGCTGCTTGATTGGCAGGATGAAACCACCGTCGGATTCTCCCTGGACATGTTCGAAGGCCATCACTTTTTCCTGCAGAAACAGGAAGGCGCGTTGCTGCGTTGTCTGCGGCGCTATGCCGAGCAGCATCTGGCGCGTGCCAGCCGCCAACGCTCACCCGCCGCAGCGGCCAGCTGA
- a CDS encoding MbtH family protein, with protein sequence MVFDREDLTFQVVCNHEEQYSIWPDYKAIPNGWRAVGKKGLKKECLEYIEQHWTDMRPLSLRQKMDQDKVVA encoded by the coding sequence ATGGTATTTGATCGCGAAGACCTCACCTTCCAAGTGGTGTGCAATCACGAAGAGCAGTACTCCATCTGGCCCGACTACAAGGCCATTCCCAATGGCTGGCGGGCGGTTGGCAAGAAAGGCCTGAAGAAGGAATGCCTGGAATATATCGAGCAGCACTGGACGGACATGCGCCCGTTGAGCCTGCGACAGAAGATGGATCAGGACAAAGTGGTGGCCTGA
- a CDS encoding RNA polymerase factor sigma-70, with product MPEQLSTSTCDSPLLQAFVENRLILVKIAARITGCRSRAEDVVQDAYFRLQSAPQITSSIKAQLSYLFQIVRNLAIDHYRKQALEQKYSGSEEEGLNVVIQGASPEASHINFTTLETIADALTELPSRTRYAFEMYRLHGVPQKDIAKELGVSPTLVNFMIRDALVHCRKVSRQEPRALRR from the coding sequence ATGCCGGAACAATTATCCACAAGTACGTGCGATTCACCGTTACTCCAGGCGTTCGTAGAAAACCGCCTTATCCTGGTCAAAATCGCTGCCCGCATCACGGGTTGTCGATCAAGGGCCGAAGACGTTGTGCAGGATGCCTACTTCCGCCTGCAATCCGCGCCGCAGATCACGTCATCTATCAAGGCGCAACTGAGCTACCTGTTCCAGATCGTGCGCAATCTGGCCATCGATCACTATCGCAAACAGGCCTTGGAACAGAAGTATTCAGGCAGCGAGGAGGAAGGACTCAATGTGGTCATCCAGGGCGCATCTCCTGAAGCCTCGCACATCAACTTCACGACCCTGGAAACCATTGCCGATGCCCTGACCGAGCTGCCGAGCCGTACCCGGTATGCTTTTGAAATGTATCGTCTGCACGGCGTTCCGCAAAAAGACATCGCCAAGGAACTGGGCGTGTCACCGACCCTGGTGAACTTCATGATCCGCGATGCCCTGGTGCATTGCCGCAAGGTGTCCCGCCAGGAACCCCGCGCTCTACGTCGCTGA